A single window of Jiangella alkaliphila DNA harbors:
- the mscL gene encoding large conductance mechanosensitive channel protein MscL yields the protein MLKGFRDFISRGNVVDLAVAVVIGAAFTLVINALVEGFVSPLIAAIFGEPDLSRVMTFTINEAEFSIGLILDALFNFLCVAAAVYFFIVTPINKLRELKAREPESEEEAVPAEEILLLREIRDALRDRV from the coding sequence ATGCTCAAGGGTTTCAGAGACTTCATCAGCAGAGGGAACGTCGTCGACCTCGCCGTCGCGGTGGTCATCGGCGCGGCGTTCACGTTGGTCATCAACGCGCTCGTCGAGGGGTTCGTCAGCCCGCTGATCGCGGCGATCTTCGGCGAGCCCGATCTCTCCCGGGTGATGACGTTCACCATCAACGAGGCCGAGTTCTCGATCGGGCTGATCCTCGACGCGCTGTTCAACTTCCTCTGCGTCGCGGCGGCCGTCTACTTCTTCATCGTCACGCCGATCAACAAGCTGCGCGAGCTGAAGGCCAGGGAACCGGAGTCCGAGGAAGAGGCCGTGCCGGCCGAGGAGATCCTGCTGCTCCGCGAGATCCGCGACGCACTGCGCGACCGCGTCTGA
- a CDS encoding CBS domain-containing protein, whose protein sequence is MTSATITDSTTGTLRSAAEQMWKQQTGSVVIVEGDTIVGIVTERDVMRAVGRGADPDEALIAEVMTRDVVTAEPDTHVREAARLMAQHWIRHLPIVDDGKLAGILSQRDVIGVFAALWYETGVPEIDVDNLVRQRRLARVEAGDLD, encoded by the coding sequence ATGACCAGTGCCACCATCACCGATTCCACGACGGGGACGCTGCGCAGCGCCGCCGAGCAGATGTGGAAGCAGCAGACCGGGTCGGTGGTCATCGTCGAGGGCGACACGATCGTCGGCATCGTCACCGAGCGCGACGTCATGCGGGCGGTCGGGCGGGGCGCCGATCCCGACGAGGCCTTGATCGCCGAGGTCATGACCCGCGACGTCGTCACCGCCGAGCCTGACACGCACGTGCGCGAGGCGGCGCGGCTGATGGCGCAGCACTGGATCCGGCACCTGCCGATCGTCGACGACGGCAAGCTGGCCGGCATCCTGAGCCAGCGCGACGTCATCGGCGTCTTCGCGGCGCTCTGGTACGAGACCGGCGTGCCGGAGATCGACGTCGACAACCTGGTCCGGCAGCGCCGACTGGCCCGCGTCGAGGCGGGCGACCTGGACTGA
- a CDS encoding FmdB family zinc ribbon protein produces MPTYQYVCTDCGEPLEAVQKFSDDALTECPVCGGRLRKVFSAVGVVFKGSGFYRNDSRSTTTSSTPAASKDSSSSESSKSNGDSSAKTSKDSSSSGSKDSSGSKASSPAA; encoded by the coding sequence GTGCCCACCTATCAATACGTCTGCACTGACTGCGGCGAGCCCTTGGAAGCCGTGCAGAAGTTCAGCGACGACGCGCTCACCGAGTGCCCCGTGTGCGGCGGCCGCCTGCGCAAGGTGTTCTCCGCCGTCGGCGTCGTGTTCAAGGGCTCGGGGTTCTACCGCAACGACAGCCGCTCCACCACGACGTCCAGCACGCCGGCGGCCAGCAAGGACTCGTCGTCGAGCGAGTCCAGCAAGAGCAACGGCGACTCGTCGGCGAAGACCTCGAAGGACTCCTCCAGCTCCGGTTCGAAGGACTCGTCCGGCTCGAAGGCCTCCTCCCCCGCGGCCTGA
- the cpaB gene encoding Flp pilus assembly protein CpaB: MDDPRSALQRLIRAAGWHRRLLAGGLAAAAVAFAIQAASPAAPATVDVVVAARDLAGGAVLTDDDVRVAALPPDAVPAGVVPRAEAAGALLAAPVRAGEPITDRRLLGPGLLEGWGPDVVAAPVRVADAGAAGYLRPGDRIDLLATALDGAARTDVVASEVPVLAVPSAADAALAEGALVLVAASPDQAAGLAAAAVTSRLSFTVGVS, translated from the coding sequence ATGGACGACCCCCGCTCCGCACTCCAGCGCCTGATCCGCGCGGCCGGCTGGCATCGCCGGCTGCTCGCCGGTGGGCTGGCGGCTGCCGCCGTCGCGTTCGCCATCCAGGCCGCGTCACCCGCCGCGCCGGCCACCGTCGACGTTGTCGTCGCCGCGCGCGACCTCGCCGGCGGCGCCGTCCTCACCGACGACGACGTGAGGGTCGCGGCGTTGCCACCCGACGCGGTCCCGGCCGGCGTGGTGCCGCGGGCCGAGGCCGCGGGAGCGCTGCTCGCGGCGCCCGTCCGGGCCGGCGAGCCGATCACCGACCGGCGATTACTCGGCCCCGGCCTGCTCGAGGGCTGGGGGCCCGACGTGGTCGCGGCGCCGGTGCGGGTGGCCGACGCGGGCGCGGCCGGCTACCTGCGTCCCGGCGACCGGATCGACCTGCTGGCGACGGCGCTCGACGGCGCTGCGCGAACGGACGTCGTCGCTTCTGAGGTCCCGGTGCTGGCGGTGCCGTCGGCGGCCGACGCCGCGCTCGCCGAGGGCGCGTTGGTCCTCGTCGCCGCGAGCCCCGACCAGGCCGCCGGGCTGGCCGCCGCCGCCGTCACGTCGCGGCTGTCGTTCACCGTCGGTGTGTCGTGA